A region of the Candidatus Dependentiae bacterium genome:
CATGTAACAATTGGACCAGCTAAGCATCCTCTGCCAACTTCATCCATTCCACAGATCTGGAGGCTTTTACTCCAAAATTCTTGCTCAAATTTGTACATGTTATTATTTATAATCTTTTTTCTCATAGTGTTAAAAAAAATGGACTGGTTTTCCATTTGACAGAAAGCGGTTTTTCGATATTCTCTATGCTAATAAGAATCATGTTACCATACTATCATACTACCAAAAAGATCAAAATAAGGAGTTATTATGTCTCTTTCAACCGAACTTCGGGTTAAAGAATTACTTAGAGAGAAAGGGTGGACGACACGAGTTTTGGCAGAAAAAACTGGAATGTCTGAAAGCTATTTAACTCATATCAAAAATGGAACAAGAAGATGGAATGAGGATTCGCTTAGAAAGCTAGCAAATGCTTTTGAGCTTAATCCGATAGATCTTTTTACACAGCGCCGAAAAAGAACCGATAATATTGACAACAATGTTAGCCTTCCTGAAAAAACAGACGTTCAGTTAAAGTTAGGCGTTATACCAGTTGTTGGAGATATTCCATCAAATCCTTCGCCCTACACAAACCAATTAATGCAAATAACAACAGGCTTTAAGGATATATTTGTTCCTTGTTTAAATTCGACAGATTCCTCTATGTTTGCGCTTTCTATTGATAATAATAGCATGGCGCCTATGTTTTATAAAAACGATCTGGTTTTGATCTCTCCTGAGGTTTGGACTAGGACTGGTGATGTTGGAGCTGTAGAATATGGCAACGATAATCCTAAAAAGGCGATCATGCGCGTGACTTACGCAGATGACTTTATTTTGCTGTCACCGGTTAACCATAAAGACTCTCCCGTGGCTTTAATTCGTGGCAAAGACTACTTTAGAATTATTGGACGAGTGGTTCAAAGAATTCAAAATTATATGTAAATATTGCTGTTTTTTGTTTTATGCTGGACGTTTTTTCTAATTTTGTTAATATTAAAGCATGTTTTTATTCGTATAACCTATTATATTGGTCACAGAGTTTTCCGGTATAGAATTCAAATAGGATGTTAGTTTATGTTTCGATACGAGATTCTGTTTCTCACAGTGCCTGAGATAACAAAAGATGAATCTGAAGCGATAAAAAGCCACTTTTTAAAAGTAGTCCGTGCCCACAAAGGTACATTGGTCTCTTTTGATCGTTGGGGTAAATATCGTCTTGCATACCCAGTTAACAAAAATGAGTATGGAGTCTATTTTTTAACTCGTTTTGAAGTTGAAAAAGAAGAAAAAGTTAAGCTGCTTGAAGCTCTTAGTGAGATTTTTGTCTTTAAGTTTAACACGTTGATTACAAAGCATATTGTTGAGCGTTTGGATATTGATGCGTCGCTGGAATACAGACGACCTGATTCATTAGAAGATAGCCCACAAGATGTTGATTCTTTCTTAAAGCGTCATGATATGGAAGGCTTACTAAAAAAAGGCCCTGTTCGTAAAAGCGCTGAAAGCAGAGAAAGATATCAAGACGTTGACGGCATTGACGGAGATGATCTTGGAGATTTGAAACCAGAAGCGCGCCGTGGTGCCTTTGCTGGTAAAGATGTAAAAAAACATGTTGAAACTAAAAACGAAGAGAATTTAGATTATGACGAAGAAAATCAAGCTTAAGATTAGCGCTCGCCTTTTAAAAAAGAAATTTCGTAAAAAAACGGCGCTTTCAAAAAAACAATGTAGATTCACTAACAACCCAGATATGATTCATGATCTGAATTATAAAAACGCTGTGTTGTTATCAAAGTTCTTGACTGAGCGTGGTAAAATTTTACCTTCGCGAATTTCAGGAAATTCAAATAAATATCAAAGATTGGTATCTCGAGAAATCAAAAAAGCAAGAATCATGGCATTGTTGCCTTTCTGTGCTACCGAGTATTAAACTTTAGAGTTTATGGCGTACTATAAAATTGTTGTTGCATATGACGGAACTAGCTATCATGGATGGCAAGTTCAGCCAGGTGCAGCAACAATTTCTCAAGCATTAATCGATGCTTTTTCAAATGTATTTTTTCAAAAAATCTCAATCCTTGGTGCTTCTCGTACTGATGCTGGAGTGCATGCTTTGCGACAGGTTGCAATTGTAAGGTCTCCTGTTGATATTGAGATAGACGTTTTGCGCAAGGCGTGGAATAAAGCAATTCCAACAGACATTGTTGTTCGAGATGTTCAAAAAATTGATAAGCTTGTTCATCCGCATGATGGAGTTGTTCAGAAGGTATACGCCTATCATTTTTTTCTAGAAAGACCGCTTCCTTTTGTTCAAAGGTTTGGTTGGCATTTTAGAAGAAGCGTAGATCTTGATATTTTGCGAGCATCGCTTAATCTCTTTGTTGGCACGCATGACTTTAGGTCTTTTTGCACTGGAGATGACTTGGAAGATACGATTCGCACCATTGATAGCGTAGATGTGAGCTATGTGGCTGCTTGGAATGCGTATCGAATTGAAATTAAGGGTAAAAGTTTTTTAAGATATATGGTTCGACGAATTGTTGGAGCTTGCTTAGAAGTTGCATCGCGTGATCAGCTCGGGCTTAATGATATTGTTTCTATTCTTAATAATAAAAATCCTAGACATACTCTTCCAAATGCACCCGCAAAAGGGTTAGTATTAGAACAAATCATATATAAAGAAGGGGGACTATTTGAAAAGAGTTAAAAATATTAAATTAATAGGTCTTTGTATGCTAGCTGCATTATTTATGTCGGCTGGTATATTTTTTTGGAATAAAAACAATTCTCGACCGGCGTCAAGTTTTGATATTCAGGATTTTGACTTTGATAGAGACAGTGCGAG
Encoded here:
- a CDS encoding 30S ribosomal protein S6, translating into MFRYEILFLTVPEITKDESEAIKSHFLKVVRAHKGTLVSFDRWGKYRLAYPVNKNEYGVYFLTRFEVEKEEKVKLLEALSEIFVFKFNTLITKHIVERLDIDASLEYRRPDSLEDSPQDVDSFLKRHDMEGLLKKGPVRKSAESRERYQDVDGIDGDDLGDLKPEARRGAFAGKDVKKHVETKNEENLDYDEENQA
- the truA gene encoding tRNA pseudouridine(38-40) synthase TruA produces the protein MAYYKIVVAYDGTSYHGWQVQPGAATISQALIDAFSNVFFQKISILGASRTDAGVHALRQVAIVRSPVDIEIDVLRKAWNKAIPTDIVVRDVQKIDKLVHPHDGVVQKVYAYHFFLERPLPFVQRFGWHFRRSVDLDILRASLNLFVGTHDFRSFCTGDDLEDTIRTIDSVDVSYVAAWNAYRIEIKGKSFLRYMVRRIVGACLEVASRDQLGLNDIVSILNNKNPRHTLPNAPAKGLVLEQIIYKEGGLFEKS
- a CDS encoding helix-turn-helix domain-containing protein; the protein is MSLSTELRVKELLREKGWTTRVLAEKTGMSESYLTHIKNGTRRWNEDSLRKLANAFELNPIDLFTQRRKRTDNIDNNVSLPEKTDVQLKLGVIPVVGDIPSNPSPYTNQLMQITTGFKDIFVPCLNSTDSSMFALSIDNNSMAPMFYKNDLVLISPEVWTRTGDVGAVEYGNDNPKKAIMRVTYADDFILLSPVNHKDSPVALIRGKDYFRIIGRVVQRIQNYM
- the rpsR gene encoding 30S ribosomal protein S18, with product MTKKIKLKISARLLKKKFRKKTALSKKQCRFTNNPDMIHDLNYKNAVLLSKFLTERGKILPSRISGNSNKYQRLVSREIKKARIMALLPFCATEY